One region of Nitrospiria bacterium genomic DNA includes:
- a CDS encoding CPBP family intramembrane glutamic endopeptidase gives MKFAFEKKDLSIVFLAILALFVFLKFYNEASPTASMNSHVSRYHAIRAARQYLEQQGFHLDGYVETVLFSEDSDAGLYIQRTLGMDRFNHLVQGLPLRYWKVRFFKELQYEEFKVFVNPQGRIIAFNHYISEDAQGARLKQDRALKIAEAFVQKQEGVDFSNYDLINASTKARDKRTDHFFTWKASTPFLGDAKLLMTIGIHGDVVDGYEQTVDVPEKFTELSDGESAKGELLARLSGLLTVFLSLAALVIFLTHHKYRTIPWKGALFLALAMVTAKVLQEINAVPNIRSSYSTDSPLYTFWGGWIFDTIESTIWSGVVTFLFAVAGWAVGQEVFKVKRVDQVTGRRGWLSRDFTRALFMGYLLASISLGYMTVFYLVGQRYFGVWSPVPSSYSNMLGTWLPFLDPITNAFRSSVSEELIYRFFAIALMIKYLRSRALALFIPALIWAFAHSDYTVLPFYTRGIELTVDGLISGYFFIRYGLITVVVAHYVFDAVIMGMPLLQSSNLYFFGSGMAGVGVMAVPIILSLAGSIRRRPSHPAIGHQHRSEERSLIISSTHIRK, from the coding sequence ATGAAGTTCGCTTTTGAAAAAAAAGACCTTTCCATCGTTTTTCTGGCGATCCTGGCCCTGTTCGTCTTTCTGAAGTTTTACAATGAAGCCTCTCCGACCGCTTCGATGAACTCCCACGTTTCAAGATACCATGCCATACGCGCGGCGCGGCAGTACCTTGAACAGCAGGGCTTCCATCTGGACGGCTACGTCGAAACCGTCCTGTTTTCCGAGGACAGCGACGCCGGACTCTATATCCAGAGAACGTTGGGAATGGACCGATTTAATCATCTTGTGCAAGGGCTTCCGCTCCGGTACTGGAAGGTCCGGTTCTTCAAGGAACTTCAGTATGAAGAGTTCAAGGTTTTTGTAAATCCGCAAGGCCGAATCATTGCGTTTAACCACTATATTTCCGAGGACGCGCAGGGCGCCCGGCTCAAACAAGACCGGGCTCTAAAGATCGCGGAAGCCTTTGTGCAAAAGCAGGAGGGCGTCGATTTTTCGAATTATGACCTGATCAACGCCTCGACCAAGGCCAGAGATAAACGGACCGATCATTTCTTTACCTGGAAGGCCTCCACCCCCTTTCTCGGAGACGCCAAATTGTTGATGACCATCGGCATTCACGGCGACGTGGTGGACGGCTATGAGCAGACCGTTGACGTTCCGGAAAAATTCACCGAGCTGTCCGACGGAGAAAGCGCGAAGGGAGAACTTCTCGCAAGGCTGAGCGGTCTGTTGACGGTATTCCTCTCCCTGGCGGCGCTGGTCATTTTTCTGACCCATCATAAATACAGGACCATCCCCTGGAAAGGCGCCTTGTTCCTGGCCCTGGCCATGGTGACAGCCAAGGTTCTTCAGGAGATCAACGCCGTTCCCAACATCCGGTCTTCTTATTCCACCGACTCCCCCCTGTACACGTTTTGGGGCGGATGGATTTTCGACACAATCGAATCGACCATTTGGTCGGGCGTCGTGACCTTTCTGTTCGCCGTCGCCGGATGGGCCGTCGGCCAGGAAGTCTTCAAGGTGAAGCGCGTGGATCAGGTCACCGGAAGGCGCGGCTGGCTTTCCCGGGACTTTACACGGGCCTTGTTCATGGGCTACCTGCTGGCGTCGATCAGCCTGGGTTACATGACGGTTTTCTATCTGGTCGGACAACGCTACTTCGGTGTCTGGTCGCCCGTTCCCAGCAGTTATTCCAATATGCTGGGCACCTGGCTTCCCTTTCTCGATCCCATCACCAACGCGTTTCGGTCGTCCGTCTCGGAGGAATTGATCTACCGGTTCTTCGCGATCGCCCTGATGATCAAATACCTTCGGTCGCGGGCCCTGGCCCTCTTCATCCCGGCCTTGATCTGGGCGTTCGCGCACTCGGATTACACCGTCCTGCCCTTTTATACCCGGGGGATCGAATTGACGGTGGACGGTCTCATCTCGGGCTATTTCTTCATTCGCTACGGTCTGATTACCGTCGTCGTGGCCCACTACGTGTTCGACGCCGTCATCATGGGAATGCCGCTGCTCCAATCGTCCAATTTGTATTTCTTCGGGTCCGGAATGGCCGGAGTGGGCGTGATGGCCGTCCCCATTATCTTGAGCCTGGCCGGATCGATCCGAAGAAGACCGTCTCACCCTGCGATCGGACATCAACATCGGTCGGAGGAGAGATCGTTAATCATCTCATCCACCCATATCCGAAAATAA
- a CDS encoding methyltransferase domain-containing protein, with translation MIQEEIRDKYDRIAPWYDWMEGLLEVLGVGRLRRGLLARASGKVLEVAAGTGKNLPYYPSGCAITAVDMSPAMLKIARRRAGRLGLNVVFRIMNAERLDFPDRHFDTVASSLSTCTFPDPVSALREMARVCRPDGRILLLEHGRSDRGWLGRWQDRRAPRHAEMLGCRWNREPLDLVQQAGLRLIAHRRLLFGVLHVIEAMPEK, from the coding sequence GTGATCCAAGAGGAAATCCGCGATAAGTACGACCGGATCGCCCCCTGGTACGATTGGATGGAGGGGCTGCTGGAGGTTCTGGGAGTCGGAAGGCTCCGGCGGGGATTATTGGCGCGAGCCTCCGGAAAGGTTCTCGAAGTCGCGGCCGGAACGGGCAAGAATCTGCCCTACTACCCCAGTGGCTGCGCGATCACGGCGGTGGACATGAGTCCGGCCATGCTTAAGATCGCACGACGACGGGCGGGGCGGCTGGGATTGAACGTCGTGTTTCGGATCATGAACGCCGAACGGCTGGACTTTCCGGACCGGCATTTTGACACGGTCGCGTCCTCGCTTTCGACATGCACCTTTCCCGATCCGGTATCGGCGTTGCGGGAGATGGCCCGGGTCTGCCGGCCTGACGGCCGCATCCTGCTGCTGGAGCACGGCCGCAGCGACCGCGGCTGGCTCGGCCGCTGGCAGGACCGGCGCGCGCCGCGCCATGCCGAAATGCTGGGCTGTCGGTGGAACCGTGAACCGCTCGACCTCGTCCAACAGGCCGGGCTGCGCCTGATCGCCCATCGACGTCTCCTTTTCGGTGTCCTTCACGTGATCGAGGCGATGCCCGAAAAGTAG
- a CDS encoding proton-conducting transporter membrane subunit encodes MMLRDYPLLILLAPLAAALLTALPGAWIGRKVYWIGGLVQAAAFGLAVWVLHEVAAPGHDPIRISLFPSPWSSLVDFELSIDRLAAVMMALITGIGSLIYLYSVRYMQSERGRARFHTLLALTVFVLLCMVSSANLLMLFLFWQLLSWLLSLLAYNYAHPPTVKGAFRTFTILRLGDVAFLAGIILAYGLYGTLDFDPLFRRAAEDPVTFSLFGPDSGIEVGAATVVTLLIFIGAMSKSAQFPLHMWLPDSLYAPTPVHALLHAGIINAGGFLLNRLAPLYGLSPPTLHLVFAVGLLTSLLGALMMLAQNDIKKTLGYSTIGQMGYMIMECGLGAFALAVFHLIAHGLFKATIFLNCGHVIHAARLDPRLPPSRNPDDATAGETGFALLTWLTGFATTLILPLIILLAAHGVLNITFRDSQGVVIFLFFSWVTSSQAILTLYRLRAVASRKVAALMLLTLLLVVSTYLLAAEAFTYFLYPAPGEVAAYFRAASLSAGLFDGLVAATALFVILGWIFLYAKSHGRSIRMPEWVGGLQVRFYLFFMNRLYMDALFFRLGRGFARAARRLDRSRLFAPLLALIAAGLVLPAAARAANLPAATLALFVATALMLPLFPLHGIYIAALTRLPGYGSVPLAVLLPLAGYYGLVGLLPDLPPELLGGMGRLALVGALYGSFKAMVQDKPKRMPAYTGLALFSMLWWYLSFAGSATPPAAVYAGSAALVTGGLIYALHRLEARYGDLGGDQEIGGIGGLARPMPRFAALLGLLVMGAVGMPPFGLFSGFMAMLLTPSVAPSIGMPGALPVVLLAWFAASWYLFRMMQRLLFGPHRPDIFYEDLRASEVVFFVIVLGALIGLGLAPSGFFAPDALTKGYHAALEFKSWNP; translated from the coding sequence ATGATGCTCCGCGATTATCCTTTGCTCATACTGCTCGCGCCTCTGGCCGCGGCCCTTCTGACCGCCCTGCCGGGAGCGTGGATCGGCCGGAAGGTCTATTGGATCGGGGGGCTGGTCCAGGCCGCCGCATTCGGGCTTGCGGTTTGGGTCCTTCACGAAGTGGCGGCGCCGGGCCATGACCCGATCCGCATTTCGCTCTTTCCGTCGCCCTGGAGCAGCCTGGTCGATTTCGAGCTCTCGATCGACCGGCTGGCCGCGGTGATGATGGCGCTGATCACCGGAATCGGCAGCCTGATCTATCTTTATTCCGTTCGCTACATGCAGTCCGAGCGCGGGCGAGCCCGGTTCCACACGCTGCTGGCCCTCACCGTTTTTGTGCTTCTCTGCATGGTCTCCAGCGCCAATCTCTTGATGCTCTTTCTCTTCTGGCAGCTCCTAAGCTGGCTGCTCAGCCTGCTGGCCTATAACTATGCGCATCCGCCCACCGTGAAGGGCGCCTTCCGGACCTTTACGATCCTTCGACTGGGGGATGTCGCCTTTCTGGCCGGAATCATCCTGGCCTACGGTCTCTACGGCACGCTGGATTTCGACCCGCTCTTCCGCCGGGCCGCGGAGGATCCGGTCACGTTTTCGCTCTTCGGGCCGGACAGCGGGATCGAAGTCGGCGCCGCCACCGTCGTCACGCTCCTGATTTTTATCGGGGCCATGAGCAAGTCGGCCCAGTTTCCCCTGCATATGTGGCTGCCCGATTCCCTCTACGCGCCGACGCCGGTCCATGCCCTCCTGCACGCCGGGATCATCAACGCCGGCGGCTTCCTCTTAAACCGTCTCGCCCCGCTCTACGGCCTCAGCCCTCCCACGCTGCACCTGGTTTTCGCCGTCGGTCTTCTCACGTCCCTTCTAGGGGCCTTGATGATGCTGGCCCAGAACGACATCAAAAAAACACTGGGCTATTCCACCATCGGTCAGATGGGCTACATGATCATGGAGTGCGGCCTGGGAGCCTTCGCGCTGGCGGTCTTTCATCTGATCGCGCACGGGCTGTTCAAGGCCACGATCTTCCTCAACTGCGGCCATGTGATCCACGCGGCCCGGCTTGACCCGAGGCTCCCGCCGTCCAGGAATCCCGACGACGCAACGGCGGGGGAGACGGGCTTTGCGCTCCTGACCTGGCTGACCGGCTTCGCCACGACGCTCATCCTCCCGCTGATCATCCTGCTGGCCGCGCACGGCGTGCTCAACATCACCTTCCGGGACTCGCAGGGGGTCGTGATCTTCCTCTTCTTCAGCTGGGTCACCTCTTCCCAGGCCATTCTGACGCTCTATCGTTTACGGGCGGTCGCCTCGCGAAAGGTGGCGGCGCTCATGCTTCTGACGCTGCTCCTGGTCGTCTCGACCTATCTGCTCGCGGCGGAGGCCTTTACCTATTTCCTTTACCCGGCGCCGGGCGAGGTGGCCGCGTATTTCCGGGCCGCCTCCCTGTCGGCGGGACTGTTCGACGGACTGGTCGCGGCGACGGCCCTCTTCGTCATCCTGGGCTGGATCTTCCTCTACGCGAAGAGCCATGGACGATCGATCCGGATGCCGGAATGGGTCGGCGGACTGCAGGTCCGCTTCTATCTCTTCTTCATGAACCGCCTCTACATGGACGCCCTTTTTTTTCGGCTCGGCCGGGGCTTCGCCCGCGCGGCCCGCAGGCTGGATCGGAGCCGGCTCTTCGCGCCCCTTCTGGCTCTGATCGCGGCGGGCCTGGTTCTGCCCGCGGCCGCCCGTGCGGCGAATCTGCCCGCGGCGACCCTCGCGCTGTTTGTTGCGACGGCCCTCATGCTTCCCCTCTTTCCGCTGCACGGGATCTATATCGCCGCGCTGACCCGGCTGCCGGGATACGGGTCCGTGCCCCTCGCCGTCCTGCTGCCGCTTGCGGGGTACTACGGGCTGGTCGGCCTGCTTCCCGATCTGCCCCCGGAGCTCCTCGGAGGCATGGGCCGGCTGGCCCTGGTCGGCGCCCTCTATGGATCGTTCAAGGCCATGGTGCAGGACAAGCCGAAGCGCATGCCGGCCTATACCGGTCTCGCCCTCTTTTCAATGCTGTGGTGGTATCTGTCCTTCGCCGGAAGCGCGACGCCCCCGGCGGCCGTCTACGCCGGCTCGGCGGCGCTCGTCACCGGCGGCCTCATCTACGCCTTGCATCGCCTGGAGGCGCGCTACGGCGATCTCGGCGGTGATCAGGAGATCGGCGGGATCGGGGGGCTGGCCCGGCCGATGCCCCGCTTCGCCGCGCTGCTGGGCTTGCTCGTGATGGGAGCCGTGGGTATGCCGCCCTTCGGCCTGTTTTCCGGTTTCATGGCGATGCTGCTCACCCCCTCTGTCGCTCCGTCGATCGGAATGCCGGGGGCTCTGCCGGTCGTCCTGCTCGCCTGGTTTGCGGCGTCGTGGTACCTGTTCCGGATGATGCAACGACTCCTGTTCGGTCCCCATCGGCCGGACATCTTTTATGAAGATCTGCGCGCAAGCGAAGTCGTCTTCTTCGTGATCGTGCTGGGGGCGCTGATCGGCCTGGGCCTCGCGCCGAGCGGATTCTTTGCCCCCGATGCGCTGACGAAAGGCTATCATGCGGCCCTGGAGTTTAAATCATGGAACCCATGA
- a CDS encoding DUF2294 domain-containing protein, giving the protein MKRTKGQVESEISNALIQFEKDYMGRGPKETKTCIIDDIVLVRLKGVLTPAEQQLAKNQKGTDLIKEIRSNLLEQARGLLSEVIEGITGLKVQSLHTDISTKTGERVIIFTLSDNLEERYRNNNT; this is encoded by the coding sequence ATGAAACGAACCAAGGGACAGGTTGAGTCCGAAATCAGCAACGCCCTGATTCAATTTGAAAAGGATTACATGGGTCGGGGCCCAAAGGAGACCAAGACCTGCATCATCGACGACATCGTCCTGGTGCGCCTGAAGGGGGTGCTGACGCCGGCCGAACAACAACTGGCCAAGAACCAGAAAGGGACGGATCTGATCAAGGAAATACGCTCCAATCTCTTGGAGCAGGCCCGGGGATTGCTGAGCGAAGTGATCGAAGGAATTACCGGGCTTAAGGTGCAGAGCCTTCACACCGATATCAGCACAAAAACGGGGGAGCGGGTCATCATTTTCACGCTGAGCGACAATCTGGAGGAGCGTTACCGCAATAATAATACTTGA
- the leuD gene encoding 3-isopropylmalate dehydratase small subunit yields MEPFKKHAGIATLLDLPNVDTDQIIPKQFLKRIERTGFGRFLFYDWRFMEGQEPNPDFEMNAARYRGATILVARANFGCGSSREHAPWALLDYGFRCILAPSFADIFYNNCFKNGILPVRLTEDQVETIFQRVRGTPGCQLTVDLETKKVVLDNRVEFGFQVDDFRRNCLLNGLDDIGLTLRYGDEIRTYETRHPETAPPPVG; encoded by the coding sequence ATGGAACCGTTTAAAAAACATGCCGGAATCGCGACGCTGCTCGACCTCCCCAATGTCGACACGGATCAAATTATTCCCAAACAGTTTTTAAAGCGGATCGAGCGGACCGGCTTCGGCCGCTTCCTTTTTTACGATTGGCGTTTCATGGAGGGGCAAGAGCCGAACCCGGACTTTGAGATGAACGCCGCCCGTTATCGTGGCGCGACGATTCTGGTCGCAAGGGCGAACTTCGGCTGCGGGTCGTCCCGGGAACACGCGCCCTGGGCCTTGCTGGATTACGGCTTCCGGTGCATCCTCGCGCCGTCCTTCGCGGACATTTTTTACAACAACTGCTTCAAAAACGGGATCCTGCCGGTCCGGCTGACGGAAGACCAGGTCGAAACGATTTTTCAACGCGTCCGCGGCACTCCCGGCTGTCAACTGACCGTGGACTTGGAGACGAAGAAGGTCGTGCTGGACAACCGCGTGGAGTTCGGTTTTCAGGTGGACGACTTTCGGCGGAACTGCCTGCTCAATGGGCTCGACGACATCGGCCTGACGCTCCGGTACGGAGACGAGATCCGGACCTATGAAACCCGCCACCCGGAAACGGCTCCACCCCCGGTCGGGTAA
- the leuC gene encoding 3-isopropylmalate dehydratase large subunit has translation MKPKTMFEKIWEAHVVHEEAGRPTLIYIDRHLVHEVTSPQAFEGLRLAGRPVRRPELTFATMDHNVPTTDRSIPVQDAISAQQMDTLVRNCREFGVTLFDLGSPDQGIVHVIGPELGLTLPGQTLVCGDSHTSTHGAFGALAFGIGTSEVEHVLATQCLLQDKPQTFKIEVNGSRPYGVEAKDIILSIIGRIGTDGGTGHVIEYAGETIRRLSMEERMTICNMSIEGGARAGMIAPDRKTFEYLRGRRYAPASAGGGFEAAVKRWERLPTDAGARFDRVLEVDAAHLTPQVTWGTNPGQVVSIDARVPTPSEFSDSNARKSAERALDYMGLRAGTAMTDIPIDRVFIGSCTNSRIEDLRRVARFVQGRRVASAVYAMVVPGSQQVKKQAEEEGLDRIFKEAGFDWRESGCSMCLGMNPDTLKPGERCVSTSNRNFEGRQGKGGRTHLVGPIMAAAAAVEGRLVDVRQYDLKDER, from the coding sequence ATGAAACCGAAAACGATGTTCGAGAAAATCTGGGAGGCCCATGTCGTTCACGAGGAGGCGGGCCGGCCGACCCTGATCTATATCGACCGCCACCTGGTGCACGAGGTCACGTCCCCCCAGGCCTTCGAAGGTCTTCGCCTGGCCGGCCGGCCCGTCCGCCGGCCCGAACTGACCTTCGCCACCATGGACCACAACGTTCCGACCACCGATCGTTCGATTCCCGTGCAAGACGCGATCTCGGCCCAACAGATGGACACCCTCGTCCGGAACTGCAGGGAGTTCGGGGTCACGCTGTTCGACCTAGGCAGCCCCGACCAGGGGATCGTCCACGTCATCGGGCCGGAGCTGGGCCTGACCCTGCCCGGCCAGACGCTCGTCTGCGGCGACAGCCACACCTCGACTCACGGCGCCTTCGGGGCGCTGGCGTTCGGGATCGGCACCAGCGAAGTGGAGCACGTGCTGGCGACCCAGTGCCTGCTTCAGGACAAACCCCAAACCTTTAAGATCGAGGTGAACGGGTCCCGGCCGTACGGCGTGGAGGCGAAGGACATCATCCTTTCGATCATCGGCCGGATCGGGACCGACGGAGGCACGGGCCATGTGATCGAGTACGCCGGGGAGACGATCCGGCGGCTTTCGATGGAAGAGCGGATGACGATCTGCAATATGTCGATCGAAGGAGGCGCCCGCGCCGGGATGATCGCGCCCGACCGGAAGACGTTCGAATACCTCCGGGGCCGACGCTACGCCCCGGCCTCCGCCGGTGGCGGATTCGAGGCGGCCGTGAAACGATGGGAGCGGTTGCCGACCGACGCCGGCGCGCGGTTCGACCGCGTTCTGGAAGTCGACGCGGCCCATCTGACGCCGCAGGTCACCTGGGGCACCAATCCCGGTCAGGTCGTCTCGATCGACGCCCGCGTTCCGACCCCGTCCGAATTTTCGGATTCCAACGCGAGGAAATCGGCCGAGCGGGCGCTGGACTACATGGGGCTGAGGGCCGGAACGGCGATGACCGATATCCCGATCGACCGGGTCTTCATCGGCTCGTGCACCAATTCCCGAATCGAAGACCTCCGGCGCGTCGCCCGATTCGTGCAGGGCCGGAGGGTGGCGTCCGCCGTCTACGCGATGGTGGTGCCAGGCTCGCAGCAGGTGAAAAAACAGGCCGAGGAGGAAGGATTGGACCGGATCTTCAAGGAGGCCGGATTCGACTGGCGCGAGTCGGGCTGCTCGATGTGCCTGGGCATGAACCCCGATACCTTGAAACCCGGGGAGCGGTGCGTCTCGACGTCCAACCGCAACTTCGAGGGCCGCCAGGGCAAGGGCGGCCGCACGCACCTGGTCGGCCCGATCATGGCGGCCGCGGCGGCGGTCGAAGGGCGGCTGGTGGACGTGCGGCAGTATGATTTAAAAGACGAAAGGTAG
- a CDS encoding amino acid transport protein, whose protein sequence is MEFDTLNLFLNVLFSAIGLGYFVYGKRQRQGPALLAGLLLMIYPYFVSNTLGIVGAGLTLIAAPFLAKRMGW, encoded by the coding sequence ATGGAATTCGACACCCTCAATTTGTTCCTGAACGTCCTGTTCAGCGCGATCGGCCTCGGCTATTTTGTCTACGGAAAACGCCAACGGCAGGGTCCCGCGCTGCTCGCGGGCCTGCTTCTGATGATTTATCCTTACTTCGTTTCAAACACCCTCGGCATTGTGGGCGCGGGCCTGACGCTGATCGCCGCCCCGTTTCTGGCCAAACGCATGGGCTGGTAG